Proteins encoded by one window of Mustela erminea isolate mMusErm1 chromosome 5, mMusErm1.Pri, whole genome shotgun sequence:
- the CEBPE gene encoding CCAAT/enhancer-binding protein epsilon, protein MSHGTYYECEPRAGQQPLEFSGGRAGPGELGDMCEHEASIDLSAYIESGEEQLLSDLFAVKPAPEARGLKGPGTPAFPHYLPPDPRPFAYPPHTFGPDRKALGSGIYSSPGSYDPRAVAVKEEPRGPEGSRGASRGSYNPLQYQVAHCGQTAMHLPPALAAPSQPLRVLKAPVAAAATPCSPLLKAPSPAGPSHKGKKAVNKDSLEYRLRRERNNIAVRKSRDKAKRRILETQQKVLEYMAENERLRSRVEQLTQELDTLRNLFRQIPEAASLIKGVGGCS, encoded by the exons ATGTCCCACGGGACCTACTACGAGTGTGAGCCCCGGGCTGGCCAGCAGCCTCTTGAGTTCTCAGGGGGCCGAGCGGGGCCCGGGGAGCTGGGGGACATGTGTGAGCATGAGGCTTCCATCGACCTCTCCGCCTACATCGAGTCTGGGGAGGAGCAGCTCCTCTCCGACCTCTTCGCAGTGAAGCCGGCACCTGAGGCCCGAGGCCTTAAGGGACCCGGAACCCCTGCCTTTCCCCACTACCTGCCGCCGGACCCAAGGCCCTTCGCCTACCCCCCACATACCTTCGGCCCTGACAGGAAGGCCTTGGGGTCTGGCATCTACAGCAGCCCAGGGAGCTATGACCCCAGGGCTGTGGCTGTGAAGGAGGAGCCTCGGGGGCCAGAGGGCAGCCGAGGGGCCAGCCGCGGCAGCTATAATCCCCTACAGTATCAAGTAGCACACTGCGGGCAGACGGCCATGCACCTGCCCCCGGCCCTGGCAGCGCCCAGCCAGCCCCTGCGCGTCCTCAAG GCCCCTGTGGCCGCCGCCGCAACCCCCTGCAGCCCCCTCCTCAAGGCGCCATCCCCAGCTGGCCCCTCGCACAAAGGCAAGAAGGCGGTGAACAAGGACAGCCTGGAGTACCGGCTGCGGAGGGAGCGGAACAACATCGCCGTGCGCAAGAGCCGCGACAAGGCCAAGAGGCGCATCCTGGAGACGCAGCAGAAGGTGCTGGAGTACATGGCGGAGAATGAGCGCCTCCGCAGTCGCGTGGAGCAGCTGACCCAGGAGCTGGACACCCTTCGAAACCTCTTCCGGCAGATCCCGGAGGCCGCCAGCCTCATCAAAGGCGTGGGGGGCTGCAGCTGA